CGTCACCGCCTTGCGTGAGGGCAAGGACGTGGTGGTTCAGGCGCCCACCGGCTCAGGCAAGACGTTGATCTTCGAGTTGTGGTCACATGGCGGCAAGCCGCGCGGCCAGGCCATTTACACCGTGCCGACCCGCGCGCTCGCGAACGACAAACTGGCGGAATGGCGGACGCGTGGCTGGAACGTTGGCATCGCCACGGGCGACCTCGCGGAAAACCTGGAGGCGCCCATTCTCGTTGCGACCCTGGAAACCCAGAAGTCCCGTCTGATTCGCGGCGAAGGTCCGGCCCTGCTCGTGGTGGACGAATATCAGATGATTCGCGATCCCGATCGCGGCTTGAACTACGAGCTGGCCCTTGCGCTCGCGCCGGCCCACACCCAGTTGCTCCTGCTCAGCGGCAGCGTCGCGAATCCCCATCACGTTGTGCAATGGTTGAACCGGCTCGGCCGGCAGGCGGTTTTGATTCGCCACGAAAAACGTCCGGTGCCGCTCGAAGAGGTGCACGCGAACAATCTCAATTACAACGTGCCCGCCGAAATCCGCGGCTACTGGGCGCGCTTCTGCGCCAAGGCGCTCGCGGACGATCTCGGACCGGTTCTGCTTTTTGCGCCACGCCGCCAGGCGGCGGAGATGATGGCCGCCGACTTGGCGCGCAACCTGCCGAATCCGAATCCGCTGCATCTGAGCGCCGACCAGAAGCAGATTGTCGGCGAACACCTGGGTCGTCTGCTCAAGGCGCGGGTGACCTATCACCATAGCGGTCTCAGCTATGCGGCGCGGGCGGGCGTCATTGAACCACTCGCCAAGGCCGGGCAGTTGCGCGTGGTCGTCGCGACGATGGGCCTCGCGGCCGGCATTAATTTCTCGCTGCGCAGTGTTGCACTGGCCGGCGATTCCTACCGGCGCGATGCCGTCGAACAACCGCTGCGAGCGGACGAAATCCTGCAAATGTTCGGCCGCGCAGGCCGCCGCGGGCTTGATGAAACGGGCTTTGTGCTCGTGACATCGAACGAAATCCGGCTGCTCGACGCCCGGCCTTGTCACCTGTCGCGCACGGGCGCGGTGGACTGGGGCGCACTGCTCGGCATCATGGCTGCGGCGGCCGACGCCGGACGGTCGCCCTTTCACGAGGCCGTGCGCGTGCAGGAACGGTTGTTCACCAGCAAGCCGGTTTTTCTCGGTGTGGAGCAATCGCTCAAGCATCCCAACGTCCCCTGCGGTTTGCATACGGATGCCGAGCGGGCGCGGCACGTGCGCAAACGGGTGCGCGAGATGTTCAACAGCCGCGGCGAATGGCAGCTCATGCCCACGTTCGTTGACGTGCCGTTGCGGGACATTCGCACGTATGCGGCCCCGGCAAACGCCCCGGCAAAACCCACCGTAACGGAAGGCACCCCACCCGTGCTGCGTCCATTGCTCGCGCATTCGCCCGCATTGGAAAAAGTAGGCAACGGCACCCTGCTCGTGCTTGAAGAAGAGGATGGGCACAAAATTTACGGTCGCGCGCTGACCGTGGCGGACAAGTTGAACGGCGAACGCGTGCTGCTCGCCAAATGGGTCCGCAAGCTGACAAACTGGAGCCTGCGGCAGGTGCCGGAAAAAGTCTGGGAGGAAAGTGTCGCACCGGCCCTGGTTGAAAAGCTCGCCCGGGCGCAACGCACTCCGGTGCAGAAATTCTGGCATCGCGGCCACCAGATCGTTGCAAACGTCAGTCTTGCGGCCCTGACCCTGCGCGTGCCGGTGGACGTCCACGGCGTGGCCTTGTGGAGGCCAACGGAACGCGAAGTGCTGCCGCCGGATTGCGCGCGGTGTTCGTTACTCGAGGTGTGCAAGCAGCTGGAAACCACCAGCGGCACCGCCCTGCTCTGGCGCCGGCTGAATCTCGTAGATACCACGGGGCGGCCCACGCTGCGCGGGCGCCTGGTCAGCTTCTTTCAGCAGGGCGACGGGCTGGCCATTGCCGCGGCGTTGGAAGACGAAACCTACCCGCTCGACGAACTGATTTACGACCTGGCGAATCTTGACGCGGGGTTCCGTTTTTGCGGGGATGAAAACCGCTGGGCGGGCCGGCTGGCGCTGGTTTGTCACGAACGCTTCAAGCTCCAGACCATTCCGGGCTATCTCGAAAACGGCCTGCCGCCGAAGTATGGTTACGGCGCCGAGGCCGTCGTGCATGCCGTGCACAAGAATCCGCTGAGCAAGCACACCTTCATCACTGACCTGACGGGCGCAGGCGACATCGACCGGGTAGTCATCGAATGGCGCAGTTTGCTCCGCCAGATCAGCCACGCGCCGGCGTTGGACTGGCCGCGCTGGCAGGCCTTGCAGGCCATGGCCAGGACCTTTTTGCAGGAAACCGAATCACCTACGTTGACCGAGCTGCCGCGGCTGGAATTCAATCAAACGCGCCGGGTGGACCATCGCCTGCACCTGCGTCGTCATTGACCGCCGCCGGCGTCGGTTCCCGCCGCTGGCGGCCGCGCCTTTGCCGGATGAAATTCCGCGTGGTCTTGAACAGCATCAGCAGCGCAATCAGGGCCAGAACCAGTCCCAACAACCGTTGCGTCCACGCGCCGCTTTCGATGCCGATGACGAACAGGACCGCACCGCCCAGCAACGCGAAGCCAAAAATCAACCAGATGCCCAGCACCACAACCCAGTTCTGCGGCTGTTCGGCGGCGCGCCGATACGCGTGTCCTTCCGCAAAGAGGTGTTCGAATGGACCCGTGGCCGCGTAACTGCTCAGCGGGGCACCACACTGCCCGCAAAACGCGACGCCCGGCGGATTGGGCGCAAGGCACTGACGACACAACTCACTTTCGCCCGCAGCGTCGGATGCCGAAACGGGCGGGAGCGGAGTATCGTCACGGCTCATAAAAACCTCATCGTTTCGGCCGGTGCGCCAGCCAGACCAAACGCAGACCGTCGAGTGTGAGGTTGGGCTCCACGGCTTCGATCTCGGGCAGCTTGGCCGCAATCAGCTCCGCGTAACCGCCGGTCGCCACCACCGGCAGCCGGCGGGCCTTCAACTCGCGTTTTAGTTCGAGAATCAATTCGCGGACAAGGCCGCGATAGCCGTGCACCGCGCCAATCAACATCGCCTGCTCGGTGCTTTTGCCGATGGCAGTTTCGACCT
Above is a window of Verrucomicrobiia bacterium DNA encoding:
- a CDS encoding zinc ribbon domain-containing protein; protein product: MSRDDTPLPPVSASDAAGESELCRQCLAPNPPGVAFCGQCGAPLSSYAATGPFEHLFAEGHAYRRAAEQPQNWVVVLGIWLIFGFALLGGAVLFVIGIESGAWTQRLLGLVLALIALLMLFKTTRNFIRQRRGRQRREPTPAAVNDDAGAGDGPPGAFD
- a CDS encoding DEAD/DEAH box helicase; amino-acid sequence: VTALREGKDVVVQAPTGSGKTLIFELWSHGGKPRGQAIYTVPTRALANDKLAEWRTRGWNVGIATGDLAENLEAPILVATLETQKSRLIRGEGPALLVVDEYQMIRDPDRGLNYELALALAPAHTQLLLLSGSVANPHHVVQWLNRLGRQAVLIRHEKRPVPLEEVHANNLNYNVPAEIRGYWARFCAKALADDLGPVLLFAPRRQAAEMMAADLARNLPNPNPLHLSADQKQIVGEHLGRLLKARVTYHHSGLSYAARAGVIEPLAKAGQLRVVVATMGLAAGINFSLRSVALAGDSYRRDAVEQPLRADEILQMFGRAGRRGLDETGFVLVTSNEIRLLDARPCHLSRTGAVDWGALLGIMAAAADAGRSPFHEAVRVQERLFTSKPVFLGVEQSLKHPNVPCGLHTDAERARHVRKRVREMFNSRGEWQLMPTFVDVPLRDIRTYAAPANAPAKPTVTEGTPPVLRPLLAHSPALEKVGNGTLLVLEEEDGHKIYGRALTVADKLNGERVLLAKWVRKLTNWSLRQVPEKVWEESVAPALVEKLARAQRTPVQKFWHRGHQIVANVSLAALTLRVPVDVHGVALWRPTEREVLPPDCARCSLLEVCKQLETTSGTALLWRRLNLVDTTGRPTLRGRLVSFFQQGDGLAIAAALEDETYPLDELIYDLANLDAGFRFCGDENRWAGRLALVCHERFKLQTIPGYLENGLPPKYGYGAEAVVHAVHKNPLSKHTFITDLTGAGDIDRVVIEWRSLLRQISHAPALDWPRWQALQAMARTFLQETESPTLTELPRLEFNQTRRVDHRLHLRRH